From a single Candidatus Hydrogenedentota bacterium genomic region:
- a CDS encoding right-handed parallel beta-helix repeat-containing protein has product MRHTAPLVLALLACAAALAAEPPVFHVSPAGNDAWSGTLAEPNADGTDGPFAGLVRARDALRAAGLENGGMVYVHAGVYHLTEPLQLGPEDSGRVGRPVVWQSWPGETVRLVGGKPVTGFTPHGGEILKADVSGLKLPKQTVRQLFFNSQRQIPARWPNKGGDDMPGGQWAFVAASVEDARSSRFVVNTDRPAAWKSLEGAEVSIWPNYNWWQTIAPVKGFDAAAKTVELAAELPYTIEPGRRFFFQNILEELDTPGEWWLDEAANTLYFWPPAPLGDGEVILPAAENLVRMEGAAHLAWMGFTMEATLGDAVTVSNGDAVLVARSVVRNTGAYGVSILDGTGCRVAGCDIYATGRGGVVLRGGDRKTLTPAGHMAENNHIHHFGDIYQTYETAVNISGVGNRIAHNLIHDAPHIGILLNGNDHIIEYNDIHHVCLEGSDNGAFYMGRDWTQRGNILRFNKIHDIYGFGLAGLAAGEDGKFHYESPHQAWGVYLDDCSSGTLIQANIFYRVPLCGVMIGGGRDNTVDNNIFVDCVPALHIDDRWDAYCWDLMQERLEAMNYREPPYSKRYPELLKMGDDPRKPANNAFTHNVVAYTRDDYRGLSTAKPGSGTAVAYNLSPFDPDSTEINRNILFHPAPPKVHARSYKKDDGETLEWADWQKKGFDKDSLLVDPAFFKPEEDNYLLKDGSPVFKLGFKDIPDYRIGLHNDEFRVSWPPPAPERRGDGAHREWSVTP; this is encoded by the coding sequence ATGAGGCACACCGCCCCGCTCGTCCTGGCGCTTCTCGCATGCGCCGCCGCCCTGGCCGCGGAACCCCCCGTGTTCCATGTTTCCCCGGCGGGAAACGACGCCTGGTCCGGCACCCTGGCGGAACCCAACGCCGACGGCACGGACGGTCCCTTCGCGGGCTTGGTCCGCGCGCGGGACGCCCTGCGCGCCGCAGGCTTGGAAAACGGGGGGATGGTCTATGTCCACGCAGGCGTATACCATCTGACTGAGCCGCTCCAGCTCGGTCCGGAGGACTCGGGCCGCGTGGGCCGCCCCGTTGTCTGGCAGTCCTGGCCCGGCGAAACCGTGCGCCTGGTCGGCGGCAAACCCGTCACCGGCTTCACCCCCCACGGGGGGGAAATCCTCAAGGCGGATGTCTCCGGCCTGAAGCTCCCCAAACAGACCGTGCGCCAGCTCTTTTTCAACTCCCAGCGCCAGATTCCCGCGCGCTGGCCCAACAAGGGCGGCGATGACATGCCCGGAGGGCAGTGGGCCTTTGTGGCGGCGTCCGTCGAGGACGCGCGGAGCAGCCGCTTTGTGGTCAACACGGACCGGCCCGCCGCGTGGAAAAGCCTGGAAGGCGCCGAGGTTTCCATCTGGCCCAACTACAACTGGTGGCAGACCATCGCCCCCGTGAAGGGTTTTGACGCCGCCGCGAAAACGGTGGAACTGGCGGCGGAGCTTCCCTACACCATCGAGCCGGGCCGCCGCTTTTTCTTCCAGAACATCCTCGAGGAACTGGACACCCCCGGCGAGTGGTGGCTGGACGAGGCCGCAAACACGCTCTATTTCTGGCCCCCCGCGCCCCTTGGGGACGGCGAAGTCATCCTGCCCGCCGCCGAGAACCTGGTCCGGATGGAGGGCGCGGCCCACCTCGCCTGGATGGGCTTCACCATGGAGGCCACCCTCGGCGACGCCGTCACGGTCTCCAACGGCGACGCCGTGCTCGTGGCCCGCTCCGTGGTCCGCAACACCGGCGCCTACGGCGTGTCCATCCTCGACGGGACAGGGTGCCGCGTCGCCGGATGCGACATTTACGCCACCGGCAGGGGCGGCGTCGTCCTGAGGGGCGGCGACCGGAAAACCCTCACCCCGGCCGGGCACATGGCGGAGAACAACCACATCCACCACTTCGGCGACATTTACCAGACCTATGAGACGGCGGTGAACATCAGCGGCGTCGGCAACCGCATCGCGCACAACCTCATCCACGACGCGCCCCACATCGGCATCCTGCTCAACGGCAACGACCACATCATCGAGTACAACGACATCCACCATGTCTGCCTCGAGGGCAGCGACAACGGCGCCTTCTACATGGGCCGCGACTGGACCCAGCGCGGCAACATCCTCCGCTTCAACAAAATCCACGACATCTACGGCTTCGGCCTCGCGGGACTCGCCGCCGGGGAGGACGGCAAGTTCCACTACGAGTCGCCCCACCAGGCCTGGGGCGTCTATCTGGACGACTGCTCCAGCGGCACCCTCATCCAGGCCAACATTTTCTACCGCGTGCCCCTCTGCGGCGTGATGATCGGCGGCGGGCGGGACAACACGGTGGACAACAACATCTTCGTGGACTGCGTCCCCGCCCTGCACATTGACGACCGGTGGGACGCCTACTGCTGGGACCTGATGCAGGAGCGGCTGGAGGCCATGAATTACCGGGAGCCCCCCTACAGCAAACGGTATCCCGAACTGCTGAAGATGGGCGACGACCCCCGGAAACCCGCGAACAACGCCTTCACCCACAACGTGGTGGCCTACACCCGCGACGACTACCGCGGCCTCAGCACCGCGAAACCCGGATCGGGCACCGCCGTGGCCTACAACCTCAGCCCCTTCGATCCGGACTCCACGGAAATCAACCGGAACATCCTGTTCCACCCCGCACCGCCGAAGGTGCATGCCCGCAGTTACAAAAAGGACGACGGCGAAACGCTCGAATGGGCCGACTGGCAGAAGAAGGGCTTCGACAAGGACAGCCTGCTGGTTGACCCGGCGTTCTTCAAGCCGGAGGAGGACAACTACCTGCTCAAGGACGGCTCGCCCGTGTTTAAGCTGGGCTTTAAGGACATCCCCGACTACCGCATCGGCCTGCACAACGACGAGTTCCGCGTCTCCTGGCCGCCGCCCGCCCCGGAGCGGCGCGGCGACGGCGCCCACCGCGAGTGGTCCGTCACCCCGTAG
- a CDS encoding LPS-assembly protein LptD, with translation MKFPHSALPALALLAVFAVPAVADWAALSPEASCRDALMDTGAGGIVAAVQDAGALWLLDPQSGDRVREVPVGGAPVSLALNAGRDTVACVNNLDATLTLLSYPALAVRATLAVSGGPVAVCATADNRFIVADPHDNRLLLLDPAGAGSAATLAGDAGVPAAVASAGEWAGWIGRAETALMLLNFNDPKAAVRRVSLPAPPVAVCALSNGRFVVASSAALYVVSPENGRILSTVAMPVEDLSAGDGVLAVLGGGEVRLLDETLSETGRMAVEIPAKRVRCGNGMVAVLAPQARSGAFWVRGAVSTPQSSVVPVVEAAPVTAEAVATEVAAAEVAAAEVAAAEVAAAEAVTAEVAAAEAVTAEAVTAEVAATEVAATEVVATEALAAEDETDRTDQTDRSDRLEVAETAPAVAETAPAAAEPVRAVSPAEEKPKGQFRSMPMFTGTLRAPSLRQPTYRLMGRAERRSLRDALARPIEFGEPGLGFSPPDWTEPLRDVEADSMTTELTTGRTVLRDNVRLRLGEMYFRSDRFTYSDEEASYEAAGNVLVEQHQSRLTAEEVTYHAPPLEVAEKSFVLEPRDEQALAKRRLSMGRLTGRNLHITEPTRELRADAVDYDFAAQKGELTNARGQAAYFYYSAEKLHILGPEDIIAENVWVTTCPGDPPQYRILLDELVVEKGEAVSGKGAKLQLGRSLTLPAPLPLWKNTSGPYPWSLDFDCGRFAEIGSYVNVGQQFEVSPELSLGPRVMPTTKEGVGLGGDMAYDYMNKPSSRLYRTSGEMHGLWFTQDRGYFEWFHRFEYDKDLVLRAQAEQWSDELFYKDYFYDRYRHRTSPRTFGNVTLRKEDFIATGTARFNTHSWTAETERLPEATFHMIERPLVDRLMVSFDTVDGYNDRNPGREYGLRSVNIARLTYDMDPFEGLSVTPFYEVEGSYYQRQRLRDDSASRFSNTVGVTLQTRLHKEYPGMLGFSAFKHVIVPSVTYSYRPESTLAADRAPRFDALDNVYGRSRIESKISNIIYGRDAETNDVWQAGRLTLYQGNDFWNEIRKADDYEVELDIRPRPWWGMQLAGERHEIANPESLQDQNRNFFERRFYDLYERFTGEPFSERATELNLQYADYSRILTQLYYDGAPVGGRFNTRIGYAYSDTEGRIYNRDILYGLGYRLSDHWGVSFEHIYDLKEGELRSQTYEVRRSFQCWETALRFRDRQSGFDVNMEISLTAFPGTGIQF, from the coding sequence GTGAAATTTCCGCATTCAGCCCTGCCGGCACTGGCGCTGCTGGCGGTGTTTGCCGTTCCCGCCGTTGCGGACTGGGCGGCGCTCAGTCCGGAGGCCTCCTGCCGCGACGCCCTCATGGACACGGGCGCGGGCGGGATTGTGGCGGCGGTGCAGGACGCGGGCGCGCTCTGGCTGCTGGACCCGCAGTCCGGGGATCGTGTCCGGGAGGTGCCCGTGGGCGGGGCGCCGGTGAGCCTGGCGCTCAACGCCGGCCGGGACACCGTGGCCTGCGTGAACAATCTCGACGCCACCCTCACCCTGCTGTCGTATCCCGCGCTCGCGGTGCGGGCCACCCTCGCCGTGAGCGGGGGGCCCGTGGCCGTCTGCGCCACGGCGGACAACCGGTTCATCGTGGCGGACCCGCATGACAACCGCCTGTTGCTGCTCGACCCCGCGGGCGCGGGGAGCGCGGCGACGCTGGCGGGCGACGCGGGCGTGCCCGCCGCCGTGGCCTCGGCCGGGGAGTGGGCCGGCTGGATTGGCCGCGCCGAGACGGCCCTGATGCTGCTTAACTTCAACGACCCGAAGGCCGCCGTGCGCCGGGTGTCCCTGCCCGCGCCGCCGGTGGCGGTGTGCGCCCTGTCCAACGGGCGCTTTGTCGTGGCCTCTTCCGCCGCCCTCTATGTGGTGTCCCCGGAAAATGGCCGCATTCTCTCCACCGTGGCCATGCCCGTGGAGGACCTGTCCGCCGGGGACGGCGTGCTGGCCGTGCTGGGGGGCGGCGAGGTGCGCCTGCTGGACGAGACGCTGTCCGAGACCGGGCGCATGGCCGTGGAAATTCCGGCGAAGCGGGTGCGCTGCGGGAACGGCATGGTGGCGGTGCTTGCGCCGCAGGCCCGCAGCGGGGCGTTTTGGGTGCGCGGGGCGGTTTCCACGCCCCAGTCCAGTGTGGTGCCGGTCGTGGAGGCCGCGCCGGTGACGGCTGAGGCGGTGGCCACTGAGGTGGCGGCGGCTGAGGTGGCGGCGGCTGAGGTGGCGGCGGCTGAGGTGGCGGCGGCTGAGGCAGTGACGGCTGAGGTGGCGGCGGCTGAGGCGGTGACGGCTGAGGCAGTGACGGCTGAGGTGGCGGCCACTGAGGTGGCGGCCACTGAGGTGGTGGCCACTGAGGCGCTGGCGGCTGAGGATGAGACCGATCGGACGGATCAGACCGATCGGTCCGATAGACTGGAGGTGGCGGAGACAGCGCCTGCGGTGGCGGAGACAGCGCCTGCGGCGGCGGAGCCCGTGCGGGCCGTGTCGCCCGCGGAGGAGAAGCCGAAGGGGCAGTTCCGCAGCATGCCCATGTTCACGGGCACGCTGCGCGCGCCGAGCCTGCGCCAGCCCACGTACCGGTTGATGGGCAGAGCCGAGCGGCGCTCGCTCCGGGACGCCCTTGCGCGCCCCATCGAGTTTGGCGAGCCGGGCCTGGGCTTTTCGCCGCCGGACTGGACGGAGCCGCTGCGCGATGTCGAGGCGGACAGCATGACCACGGAACTGACCACGGGCCGCACGGTGCTGCGGGACAATGTGCGCCTGCGCCTGGGCGAGATGTATTTCCGCAGCGACCGGTTCACCTATTCGGACGAGGAGGCGAGTTACGAGGCGGCGGGCAACGTGCTGGTGGAGCAGCACCAGTCCCGGCTGACGGCGGAGGAGGTGACCTACCACGCGCCGCCGCTGGAGGTGGCGGAGAAGAGTTTCGTGCTGGAGCCGCGGGACGAGCAGGCCCTCGCGAAGCGCCGCCTGAGCATGGGCCGGCTCACGGGCCGGAACCTGCACATCACGGAGCCCACGCGCGAGCTGCGGGCGGACGCGGTGGACTATGACTTTGCCGCGCAAAAGGGCGAATTGACCAACGCGCGGGGCCAGGCGGCCTATTTTTACTACTCCGCCGAGAAGCTGCACATCCTGGGCCCGGAGGACATTATCGCGGAGAACGTGTGGGTGACCACCTGCCCGGGCGACCCGCCCCAATACCGGATACTGCTGGACGAGCTGGTGGTGGAGAAGGGCGAGGCGGTTTCCGGGAAGGGCGCGAAACTTCAACTGGGCCGGAGTCTCACGCTGCCCGCGCCGCTACCCCTCTGGAAGAACACCAGCGGCCCCTATCCCTGGTCGCTGGATTTTGACTGCGGCCGCTTCGCGGAAATCGGCTCCTATGTGAACGTGGGGCAGCAGTTCGAGGTGAGCCCGGAACTGAGCCTCGGCCCGCGCGTCATGCCCACGACCAAGGAGGGGGTGGGCCTGGGCGGCGACATGGCGTATGACTACATGAACAAGCCCTCCTCGCGGCTGTACCGCACCTCGGGCGAGATGCACGGCCTGTGGTTCACGCAGGACCGGGGCTATTTCGAGTGGTTCCACCGCTTTGAGTACGACAAGGACCTCGTCCTTCGCGCGCAGGCGGAGCAGTGGTCGGACGAGTTGTTTTACAAGGACTATTTCTACGACCGGTACCGGCACCGGACCTCCCCGCGCACCTTCGGGAATGTGACGCTGCGGAAGGAGGACTTCATCGCCACCGGCACGGCGCGGTTCAACACCCACTCCTGGACGGCCGAGACGGAGCGGCTGCCCGAAGCCACCTTCCACATGATCGAGCGGCCCCTTGTGGACCGGCTGATGGTCTCGTTCGACACCGTGGACGGGTACAACGACCGCAACCCGGGCCGGGAGTACGGGCTGCGCTCGGTGAACATCGCCCGCCTGACCTATGACATGGACCCCTTCGAGGGGCTCTCCGTGACGCCGTTCTACGAGGTCGAGGGCTCCTACTACCAGCGCCAGCGGCTGCGTGACGACAGCGCCAGCCGCTTCTCGAACACCGTCGGGGTCACCCTCCAGACGCGGCTGCACAAGGAGTATCCCGGCATGCTGGGCTTCTCCGCGTTCAAGCATGTGATCGTGCCGTCGGTCACCTACTCGTACCGGCCCGAGTCCACCCTGGCCGCGGACAGGGCGCCCCGTTTCGACGCGCTGGACAATGTCTACGGGCGCAGCCGCATCGAGAGCAAAATTTCGAACATCATTTACGGGCGCGACGCCGAGACGAACGACGTGTGGCAGGCGGGGCGGCTGACCCTGTACCAGGGCAACGATTTCTGGAACGAAATCCGGAAGGCGGACGACTACGAGGTGGAGCTGGACATCCGGCCCAGGCCCTGGTGGGGAATGCAGCTCGCGGGCGAGCGCCATGAAATCGCCAATCCGGAGTCGCTGCAGGACCAGAACCGGAACTTTTTCGAGCGGCGTTTCTATGACTTGTACGAGCGCTTCACCGGGGAGCCCTTCAGCGAGCGGGCCACGGAGTTGAACCTCCAGTACGCGGACTACAGCCGCATCCTGACCCAGTTGTACTACGACGGCGCCCCGGTGGGCGGGCGTTTCAACACCCGCATCGGCTACGCGTACTCCGACACGGAGGGGCGGATATACAACCGGGACATTCTCTACGGACTGGGTTACCGGCTCTCCGACCACTGGGGCGTGAGTTTCGAGCATATCTACGACCTGAAGGAGGGCGAGCTGCGCAGCCAGACCTATGAGGTCCGCCGCAGTTTCCAGTGCTGGGAGACGGCCCTGCGTTTCCGCGACCGCCAGAGCGGCTTCGACGTGAACATGGAAATCAGCCTCACCGCGTTTCCGGGCACCGGCATCCAGTTCTGA
- the hcp gene encoding hydroxylamine reductase — protein MFCFQCEQTSKSTGCTSYGVCGKDPETAALQDLLVYAAKGISQYAHRARQLGAVDAEVDRFVMEALFTTVTNVNFDPDNLCRLVKKAGVVRDRALDLYEDACIKANRTVELLEGPAVLSLADGRAELVRQGEKIGIEERLQRFGSDAGGLQELVLYGLKGMAAYAEHACVLDVEDTGVYGFIHETLDFLAGDPGDVQALVGWAMRVGEVNLTVMGMLDAANTGRYGHPEPTKFRVTPVKGKCIVVSGHDLRDLEALLEQTQGRGVNVYTHGEMLPCLAYPGLKKYPHLVGNYGGAWQDQAQDFDAFPGAILMTTNCIQRPRQSYNDRIFTCGLVQWPGVAHIDDRNFAPVIEAALAAPGFAGDAEPAYAMTGFARNAVLGVADKVIEAVKAGKLRRFFLIGGCDGAKPGRDYYTDLAASVPDDCVILTLACGKFRFNKMEFGDIGGIPRLLDVGQCNDAYSAIQIAVALAGAFGCGVNDLPLSFVLSWYEQKAVCILLTLLHLGIKNMRIGPSLPAFIGPNVLNVLVENFGLTPISTPEADLAAMLA, from the coding sequence ATGTTTTGTTTTCAATGCGAGCAGACCTCGAAATCCACGGGCTGCACCTCCTACGGCGTGTGCGGGAAAGACCCCGAGACCGCCGCGCTGCAGGACCTTCTGGTTTACGCGGCGAAGGGCATCTCGCAGTACGCGCACCGTGCGCGGCAGCTCGGCGCGGTGGACGCGGAGGTGGACCGCTTTGTGATGGAGGCGCTTTTCACCACCGTGACGAATGTGAATTTTGACCCGGACAACCTTTGCCGGCTGGTGAAGAAGGCGGGCGTGGTGCGCGACCGCGCCCTCGACCTCTATGAGGACGCCTGCATCAAGGCGAACAGGACGGTGGAGCTGCTCGAGGGGCCGGCGGTGCTCAGCCTGGCCGACGGGCGCGCGGAACTGGTGCGCCAGGGCGAGAAGATCGGGATCGAGGAGCGGCTCCAGCGTTTCGGCAGCGACGCGGGCGGCCTGCAGGAACTGGTGCTCTACGGCCTGAAGGGCATGGCGGCCTACGCCGAGCATGCCTGCGTGCTGGATGTCGAGGACACCGGGGTCTACGGGTTCATCCACGAGACCCTGGACTTCCTCGCGGGCGACCCGGGCGACGTGCAGGCGCTGGTGGGCTGGGCGATGAGGGTGGGCGAGGTGAACCTGACGGTGATGGGCATGCTGGACGCGGCGAACACGGGCCGCTACGGGCACCCGGAGCCGACGAAGTTCCGCGTGACGCCGGTGAAGGGCAAGTGCATCGTGGTCTCCGGCCACGACCTGCGCGACCTGGAGGCGCTGCTGGAGCAGACGCAGGGCAGGGGTGTCAACGTGTACACCCACGGCGAGATGCTGCCCTGCCTGGCCTACCCCGGACTGAAGAAGTACCCGCACCTGGTGGGCAATTACGGCGGGGCGTGGCAGGACCAGGCGCAGGACTTCGACGCCTTCCCCGGCGCCATCCTCATGACCACCAACTGCATCCAGCGGCCCAGGCAGAGCTACAACGACCGCATCTTCACCTGCGGGCTGGTGCAGTGGCCCGGCGTGGCCCACATTGACGACCGCAACTTCGCCCCGGTCATCGAGGCGGCCCTGGCGGCGCCGGGCTTCGCCGGGGACGCCGAGCCCGCATACGCCATGACGGGCTTCGCCCGGAACGCCGTGCTGGGCGTGGCGGACAAGGTCATCGAGGCGGTGAAGGCGGGCAAGCTGCGCCGCTTCTTCCTCATCGGCGGCTGCGACGGCGCGAAACCGGGCCGGGACTACTACACCGATCTGGCGGCGTCCGTGCCGGACGACTGCGTCATCCTGACGCTGGCCTGCGGCAAGTTCCGGTTCAACAAGATGGAGTTCGGGGACATCGGCGGCATCCCGCGCCTGCTCGACGTGGGCCAGTGCAACGACGCCTACTCGGCCATCCAGATTGCCGTGGCGCTTGCGGGCGCCTTCGGCTGCGGCGTGAACGACCTGCCCCTCTCCTTCGTGCTGTCGTGGTACGAGCAGAAGGCCGTGTGCATCCTGCTGACGCTGCTGCACCTCGGCATCAAGAACATGCGCATCGGGCCGTCGCTCCCCGCGTTCATCGGCCCGAACGTGCTCAATGTGCTGGTCGAGAATTTCGGGCTCACCCCCATCTCGACCCCCGAGGCGGACCTGGCGGCCATGCTCGCCTAA
- a CDS encoding 4Fe-4S ferredoxin, with amino-acid sequence MAVRNIIRIDEDKCNGCGQCILDCAEGALALVDGKAKLVRDSYCDGLGACLSGCPTGALTIEQREADAFDEAAVAAMMGGHAAHAVPAHAVPVMAAASGGCPSHAFAHGGGGGCPGSMSRQLAPAKTPQAPAAGEIPSELTHWPIQLHLINPGAPQFQGADLMIAADCTAFALGGFHGELLAGKALAIACPKLDDSMGYLEKLAMLFAGARPVRVTVARMEVPCCGGLVRMVLEARAMAKSEIPVEEVVIGVSGGVISRNMR; translated from the coding sequence ATGGCGGTTCGGAACATCATCCGGATAGACGAGGACAAGTGCAACGGCTGCGGGCAGTGCATTCTGGACTGCGCGGAGGGGGCGCTGGCGCTGGTGGACGGGAAGGCGAAACTGGTCCGGGACAGCTACTGCGACGGGCTGGGCGCCTGCCTCAGCGGGTGCCCCACGGGCGCCCTGACGATAGAACAGCGCGAGGCGGACGCGTTTGACGAGGCGGCGGTGGCGGCGATGATGGGCGGCCACGCCGCGCATGCGGTCCCCGCGCACGCGGTGCCTGTCATGGCGGCGGCCTCCGGCGGCTGCCCGTCCCACGCCTTCGCCCACGGCGGCGGCGGCGGTTGCCCCGGCTCGATGAGCCGGCAGTTGGCCCCGGCCAAGACGCCGCAGGCCCCGGCGGCGGGTGAAATTCCGTCGGAACTGACCCACTGGCCCATCCAGCTCCACCTAATAAACCCCGGCGCCCCGCAGTTCCAGGGGGCGGACCTGATGATCGCGGCGGACTGCACGGCCTTTGCGCTGGGCGGATTCCACGGGGAACTGCTGGCGGGAAAGGCCCTGGCCATCGCGTGCCCGAAGCTGGACGACAGCATGGGGTACCTGGAGAAACTGGCCATGCTCTTCGCCGGGGCGCGGCCGGTCCGGGTGACGGTGGCGCGGATGGAGGTGCCCTGCTGCGGCGGGCTGGTGCGGATGGTGCTGGAGGCGCGGGCCATGGCAAAGTCGGAAATCCCCGTCGAGGAGGTTGTCATTGGCGTCTCCGGCGGTGTCATTTCGAGAAATATGCGGTAA